The following DNA comes from Cytophagales bacterium.
CGGCCGGGATCAGAGTCCCATCCGGGAACGGCAGGAATGACGCTTAAGTTGACAGCCTTGCTTTGAAAAGGGGGATTTTTACAACTTCAACGAATGCCCTAACTTCAGAATCGCAGCCAGACTCAAGCTATCCGTAATCTCCCCATTCATGCACATGTCAAAAGCTTCCTGAAAAGGTACTTTTTTGATCTGCAGATCTTCTGTTTCATCAAACTCGGTTGCTCCCTGGGTCAACCCTTTGGCCGTGTAGCAAAAGCCCACTTCGTCAGTCACGGAATTAGACGTATGGATCTTCAGAAAGCAATCCCAGTCTTTGGCCTCAAGTCCGGTTTCTTCCTTTAGCTCGCGTTTTGCGGATTCCAAAGGGTCGATCGCCTCAGGACCTCCTCCCATAGGAATTTCCCACGAATATTCATTCAAGGTATAACGCCACTGGCCCACCAGCCATGTATTGAGTTCCTCATCGAGGGGAACAATGGCTATCGCGAGGTTTTTGTAATGAACTCGCCCATACAAACTATCTCCCCCTTGTGGGTTGATCACCTGTTCTTCGTGTACCGTAATCCAGGGGTTGTCGTAGACCTTTTTCGTTGACTTTAGCTTCCAGGGATTTTCCATTTGGCTAAAATCCTTTATTTCATTGAAATGAGGACTACAACCCCAATTGTTTACGCAAGGCCCGG
Coding sequences within:
- a CDS encoding NUDIX hydrolase produces the protein MENPWKLKSTKKVYDNPWITVHEEQVINPQGGDSLYGRVHYKNLAIAIVPLDEELNTWLVGQWRYTLNEYSWEIPMGGGPEAIDPLESAKRELKEETGLEAKDWDCFLKIHTSNSVTDEVGFCYTAKGLTQGATEFDETEDLQIKKVPFQEAFDMCMNGEITDSLSLAAILKLGHSLKL